The following proteins come from a genomic window of Shewanella halifaxensis HAW-EB4:
- a CDS encoding DUF692 domain-containing protein: MLSSSIAGAGIGLRIPHVQQLLADEAIKIPWLEVLVDNWLVDGGLNQYLLNAVSERFELVFHSVGLSLGGPSPLNFDYLRQIKALKEQCGAHWYSEHASFSGNDDFKVADLLPLPYTQEAVMHISQRIKQTQDFMGERILLENVSTYMSCRHNELNEGEFIAAIAEEADCYLLLDINNAFVTSINLDQSLQSFMEAIPVERVKQIHLAGFHDKGDYLLDAHNHPVDPSVWAGFKAYIQQHGAIPSMIEWDSDLPSLERLLQERDIAAGILQAASTGSVGDKAVSDTSIGDEQCA, translated from the coding sequence GTGCTTTCATCAAGTATTGCGGGCGCGGGCATAGGTTTGCGTATTCCCCATGTTCAGCAGTTATTGGCCGATGAGGCCATTAAAATACCTTGGCTTGAGGTATTGGTTGATAACTGGCTGGTGGATGGTGGCTTAAATCAGTACCTACTCAACGCCGTAAGTGAGCGTTTTGAGTTAGTTTTCCATAGTGTCGGCCTATCTCTTGGTGGCCCTAGTCCCCTTAACTTTGACTACCTTCGACAGATAAAAGCCTTGAAAGAGCAATGTGGCGCCCATTGGTATTCTGAGCATGCCAGCTTTTCTGGCAATGATGACTTTAAAGTTGCCGACCTGTTGCCATTGCCTTACACCCAAGAGGCGGTGATGCATATCAGCCAACGCATTAAGCAGACTCAGGACTTTATGGGTGAAAGGATTCTGCTAGAAAACGTGTCTACCTATATGAGCTGTCGACACAACGAGTTGAACGAGGGGGAGTTTATCGCTGCTATAGCCGAAGAAGCCGATTGTTACCTGCTGCTCGATATCAATAATGCGTTCGTCACTAGCATTAATCTCGATCAGTCGTTGCAATCCTTTATGGAGGCGATCCCTGTTGAACGAGTGAAGCAGATCCACCTAGCGGGGTTTCACGATAAGGGAGACTATCTGCTTGATGCCCATAATCATCCTGTTGACCCAAGTGTATGGGCGGGATTTAAGGCCTATATCCAGCAGCATGGTGCAATCCCTAGCATGATTGAGTGGGATAGCGACTTGCCGAGCCTAGAGCGATTACTGCAAGAGCGAGATATAGCAGCGGGTATATTACAAGCCGCTAGCACTGGAAGTGTGGGTGACAAGGCTGTTAGTGATACAAGTATTGGTGATGAGCAATGCGCTTAG